The proteins below are encoded in one region of Streptomyces roseirectus:
- a CDS encoding helix-turn-helix domain-containing protein, which produces MSIGNSPEDERPFQDVSSEEAPTIGHVLRQARIAAGMTVDDVSTATRIRIAIVHAIEADDFTACGGDVYARGHIRTLARAVHTDPAPLIARFDASHGGRPAPTPAAPLFEAERIRPERRGPNWTAAMVAAIVAVIGFVGFTAFKGGDSDSSDQIAGGTTPTPSASPSPPTPKNDKPTTDVRPTPSDDAIAAAPQDKVTVRVSAVHGRSWISAKDHNGRLIFDDLLKKGESETFQDSSKINLVLGDAGAIDLWVNGKKLDNDFKPGAVERLTYTKGDPQAG; this is translated from the coding sequence GTGTCCATCGGCAACTCCCCTGAAGACGAGCGTCCGTTCCAGGACGTTTCCTCCGAGGAAGCCCCCACCATCGGTCATGTGCTCCGGCAGGCCCGGATCGCCGCCGGGATGACCGTCGACGACGTCAGTACCGCCACCCGGATCCGCATCGCGATCGTCCACGCTATCGAGGCGGACGACTTCACGGCCTGCGGCGGCGACGTCTACGCGCGCGGGCACATCCGCACGCTCGCGCGTGCCGTCCACACCGATCCCGCCCCGCTGATCGCCCGTTTCGACGCCTCGCACGGCGGCCGTCCCGCGCCGACGCCGGCCGCGCCGCTCTTCGAGGCGGAACGTATCCGCCCTGAGCGCAGAGGGCCGAACTGGACGGCCGCGATGGTCGCCGCGATCGTCGCCGTGATCGGTTTTGTCGGTTTCACCGCCTTCAAGGGCGGCGACAGCGACTCTTCCGATCAGATCGCCGGGGGTACGACCCCCACGCCGTCCGCCTCCCCGAGCCCGCCCACGCCGAAGAACGACAAGCCCACCACCGACGTCCGTCCCACGCCCTCCGACGACGCCATCGCCGCCGCCCCGCAGGACAAGGTCACCGTGCGCGTCAGCGCCGTCCACGGGCGCAGCTGGATCTCCGCCAAGGACCACAACGGCCGGCTGATCTTCGACGACCTCCTCAAGAAGGGCGAGTCGGAGACCTTCCAGGACAGCAGCAAGATCAATCTCGTCCTCGGTGACGCCGGGGCGATCGACCTCTGGGTGAACGGCAAGAAGCTCGACAACGACTTCAAGCCGGGGGCGGTCGAGCGGCTGACCTACACGAAGGGCGATCCGCAGGCCGGGTAA
- a CDS encoding DNA translocase FtsK, translating to MASRPSAAKKQPAKKAAAPAKAPAKKAAAKKAPAKKAPARKAPAKKAAAKPAPSPTGGVYRVVRALWLGTAHAVGAVFRGIGNGAKNLDPAHRKDGVALLLFGVALIVAAGTWADLRGPVGDLVEILVTGAFGRLDLLVPILLAVIAVRFVRHPEKPEANGRIVIGLSALLIGVLGQVHIACGSPARDDGMQAIRDAGGLIGWAAATPLTFMMTEVLAVPLLVLLTIFGLLVVTATPVNAIPQRLRLLGVKLGILHDPDEFDAYGEDDARYDEQWREALPARGRRRTAQPAGYDPEDAEQEALSRRRGRPRRLGAPQTAADRQMDAVDIAAAAAADLDGAVLHGMPPSPLVADLTQGVTVGDREPTRPTPVPGARPKGAKQEKLTPGIVPDLTKAAPEEIRDLPARAEQLQLAGDITYSLPSLDLLERGGPGKARSAANDLVVASLTNVFTEFKVDAAVTGFTRGPTVTRYEVELGPAVKVERITALTKNIAYAVASPDVRIISPIPGKSAVGIEIPNTDREMVNLGDVLRLAESAEDDDPMLVAFGKDVEGGYVMHSLAKMPHMLVAGATGSGKSSCINCLITSVMIRATPEDVRMILVDPKRVELTAYEGIPHLITPIITNPKRAAEALQWVVREMDLRYDDLAAYGYRHIDDFNKAVREGGVKAPEGSERELQPYPYLLVIVDELADLMMVAPRDVEDSIVRITQLARAAGIHLVLATQRPSVDVVTGLIKANVPSRLAFATSSLADSRVILDQPGAEKLIGKGDGLFLPMGANKPTRMQGAFVTEAEVAAVVQHCKDQMAPVFRDDVTVGSKQKKEIDEEIGDDLDLLCQAAELVVSTQFGSTSMLQRKLRVGFAKAGRLMDLMESRGIVGPSEGSKARDVLVKPDDLDGVLDVIRGGG from the coding sequence ATGGCCTCACGTCCCTCCGCAGCCAAGAAGCAGCCCGCCAAGAAGGCCGCTGCTCCCGCGAAGGCTCCGGCGAAGAAGGCCGCAGCGAAGAAAGCCCCGGCGAAGAAGGCGCCCGCGCGCAAGGCGCCGGCGAAGAAGGCCGCGGCCAAGCCGGCACCGAGCCCCACGGGCGGCGTCTACCGCGTCGTCCGCGCCCTGTGGCTGGGGACGGCGCACGCCGTGGGGGCGGTGTTCCGGGGGATAGGGAACGGGGCGAAGAACCTGGACCCGGCGCACCGCAAGGACGGCGTCGCGCTGCTGCTGTTCGGCGTCGCGCTGATCGTCGCGGCGGGCACCTGGGCGGACCTCAGGGGGCCCGTCGGCGACCTCGTCGAGATCCTGGTGACCGGCGCCTTCGGGCGGCTCGACCTGCTCGTGCCGATCCTGCTCGCGGTGATCGCCGTACGGTTCGTGCGGCACCCGGAGAAACCCGAGGCCAACGGGCGGATCGTCATCGGGCTGTCCGCGCTGCTGATCGGCGTCCTCGGGCAGGTGCACATCGCGTGCGGGTCGCCCGCGCGCGACGACGGCATGCAGGCCATAAGGGACGCCGGTGGCCTCATCGGATGGGCGGCGGCGACCCCGCTGACGTTCATGATGACCGAAGTCCTCGCCGTCCCCCTCCTGGTGCTGCTGACAATCTTCGGGCTGCTCGTCGTCACGGCCACCCCGGTCAACGCGATCCCGCAGCGCCTGCGTCTGCTCGGCGTCAAGCTCGGCATCCTGCACGACCCGGACGAGTTCGACGCGTACGGCGAGGACGACGCCCGCTACGACGAGCAGTGGCGCGAGGCGCTTCCCGCGCGCGGGCGCCGGCGCACCGCCCAGCCGGCCGGGTACGACCCCGAGGACGCGGAGCAGGAGGCCCTGTCACGGCGTCGCGGGCGTCCCAGGCGGCTCGGGGCGCCCCAGACCGCGGCGGACCGTCAGATGGACGCTGTGGACATCGCGGCGGCCGCCGCGGCGGACCTCGACGGGGCCGTCCTGCACGGCATGCCGCCCTCGCCGCTCGTCGCCGACCTCACACAGGGCGTCACCGTCGGCGACCGCGAGCCGACGCGGCCGACGCCCGTCCCGGGGGCCCGGCCCAAGGGGGCCAAGCAGGAGAAGCTCACGCCGGGGATAGTGCCGGACCTCACCAAGGCGGCGCCGGAGGAGATCCGGGACCTGCCCGCGCGCGCGGAACAGCTCCAGCTCGCCGGGGACATCACGTACTCGCTGCCCTCCCTGGACCTCCTGGAGCGCGGCGGCCCCGGCAAGGCGCGCAGCGCGGCCAACGACCTCGTCGTCGCGTCCCTGACCAACGTCTTCACCGAGTTCAAGGTCGACGCCGCCGTCACCGGCTTCACGCGCGGGCCGACGGTCACGCGCTACGAGGTCGAGCTGGGACCGGCCGTCAAGGTCGAGCGGATCACCGCGCTGACCAAGAACATCGCGTACGCCGTCGCCAGTCCCGACGTGCGGATCATCAGCCCGATCCCCGGGAAGTCGGCCGTCGGGATCGAGATCCCCAACACCGACCGGGAGATGGTCAACCTCGGGGACGTGCTGCGGCTCGCGGAGTCCGCCGAGGACGACGACCCGATGCTGGTCGCCTTCGGCAAGGACGTCGAGGGCGGGTACGTCATGCACTCGCTGGCGAAGATGCCGCACATGCTGGTCGCCGGTGCCACCGGGTCCGGCAAGTCGTCCTGCATCAACTGTCTGATCACCTCGGTGATGATCCGGGCGACCCCCGAGGACGTCCGGATGATCCTGGTCGACCCCAAGCGCGTCGAGCTGACCGCGTACGAGGGCATCCCGCACCTGATCACGCCGATCATCACCAACCCCAAGCGGGCCGCCGAGGCGCTGCAGTGGGTCGTCCGGGAGATGGACCTGCGCTACGACGACCTCGCGGCGTACGGGTACCGGCACATCGACGACTTCAACAAGGCGGTGCGCGAGGGGGGCGTCAAAGCGCCCGAGGGCAGCGAGCGGGAGCTCCAGCCGTACCCGTACCTGCTGGTGATCGTCGACGAGCTGGCCGACCTGATGATGGTCGCCCCCAGGGACGTCGAGGACTCGATCGTGCGCATCACGCAGCTCGCGCGCGCGGCGGGCATCCATCTGGTGCTCGCGACGCAGCGGCCGTCCGTGGACGTCGTCACCGGTCTGATCAAAGCCAATGTGCCCTCCAGGCTGGCGTTCGCGACGTCCTCGCTCGCCGACTCGCGCGTCATCCTGGACCAGCCGGGCGCCGAGAAGCTGATCGGCAAGGGCGACGGGCTGTTCCTGCCGATGGGCGCGAACAAGCCGACCCGTATGCAGGGGGCGTTCGTCACCGAGGCCGAGGTCGCGGCCGTCGTGCAGCACTGCAAGGACCAGATGGCGCCGGTCTTCCGGGACGACGTCACCGTCGGGTCGAAGCAGAAGAAGGAGATCGACGAGGAGATCGGTGACGACCTCGATCTGCTGTGCCAGGCCGCTGAGCTGGTCGTGTCCACGCAGTTCGGGTCGACGTCCATGCTCCAGCGCAAGCTGAGGGTCGGTTTCGCGAAGGCCGGGCGGCTGATGGACCTCATGGAGTCGCGGGGGATCGTCGGGCCCAGCGAGGGGTCCAAGGCGCGGGATGTGCTGGTGAAGCCGGACGATCTTGATGGGGTGCTGGATGTGATCAGGGGGGGTGGCTGA
- a CDS encoding response regulator, which translates to MVQKAKILLVDDRPENLLALEAILSALDQTLVRASSGEEALKALLTDDFAVILLDVQMPGMDGFETAAHIKRRERTRDIPIIFLTAINHGPHHTFRGYAAGAVDYISKPFDPWVLRAKVSVFVELYMKNCQLREQAALLRLQLDGSGRPGVDNGKEAPGLLAELSARLAAVEEQAEALSKQLDDDSADAAAVATAAHLERKLTGLRRALDALEPGAGGGAPTVPSQG; encoded by the coding sequence ATGGTGCAGAAGGCCAAGATCCTCCTGGTCGATGACCGGCCGGAGAATCTGCTGGCGCTGGAGGCGATCCTCTCGGCGCTGGATCAGACACTGGTGCGGGCATCGTCCGGGGAAGAGGCGCTCAAAGCACTGCTGACGGACGACTTCGCGGTCATTCTGCTGGACGTCCAGATGCCGGGAATGGATGGATTCGAGACGGCCGCGCACATCAAGCGTCGGGAGCGGACCAGGGACATCCCGATCATCTTCCTCACCGCGATCAACCACGGACCGCACCACACCTTCCGGGGGTACGCGGCCGGCGCGGTGGACTACATCTCCAAGCCGTTCGACCCATGGGTGCTGCGGGCGAAGGTCTCGGTCTTCGTCGAGCTCTACATGAAGAACTGTCAGCTCCGGGAACAGGCGGCACTCCTGCGGCTCCAACTGGACGGGAGCGGGCGGCCCGGAGTCGACAACGGCAAGGAGGCGCCGGGGCTCCTCGCGGAGCTGTCCGCGCGCCTCGCGGCCGTCGAGGAACAGGCCGAGGCGCTGTCCAAGCAACTCGACGACGACTCCGCGGACGCGGCCGCCGTGGCCACCGCGGCGCACCTCGAACGGAAGCTGACGGGGCTGCGGCGGGCCCTGGACGCGCTGGAGCCCGGAGCCGGGGGCGGCGCGCCCACGGTGCCCTCGCAGGGCTGA
- a CDS encoding HAMP domain-containing protein: MESGAATRGTKARVKGGPRASRAGGTTVVDTAALNRLLAALMSMRDGNFRKRLTVSGDGVMSEIAAVYNEVADRNLHLTGELARVRRVVGREGKLTERLETGVCEGSWAAAIDASNSLVDDLSRPVSEVSRVLSAVAEGDLSPRMELRAHTPEGAGHPLRGEFLKVGRVVNNLVDQLSTFTDEVTRVASEVGTEGKLGGQAQVRGMSGSWKDLTESVNTMADRLTAQVRDIALVTTAVANGDLSRKVTVHVAGEMLELKETVNTMVDRLSAFSSEVTRVAREVGTEGILGGQAQVRGVDGVWKELTDSVNTMAGNLTAQVRGISEVTTAVANGDLSRKVTVPARGEVAQLADTINQMTETLRIFADEVTRVANETGSEGRLGGQANVPGVSGTWKDLTDSVNTVFRNLTTQVRDIAYVTTAVANGDLSQKVTVDVAGEMLELKNTVNGMVDQLSGFGAEVTRVAREIGVEGELGGQAQVSGAAGAWKDLTDSVNTAFRNLTGQVRNIAQVTTAVANGDLSQKVTVDVSGEMLQLKNTVNRMVDQLSLFADQVTKVARDVGTEGRLGGQARVDGVSGTWKELTDSVNFMAGNLTSQVRQIAQVTTAVARGDLSQKIDVDARGEILELKNTINTMVDQLSSFAEQVTRVAREVGTDGRLGGQAQVPGVAGVWRDLTDSVNGMAGNLTAQVRNIAQVATAVARGDLSQKITVDARGEILELKNTLNTMVDQLSSFAEQVTRVAREVGTEGILGGQAEVQGVSGTWKDLTQSVNFMANNLTIQVRNIAEVTTAVAKGDLSKKITVDAKGEILELVTTVNTMVDQLSSFAEQVTRVAREVGTEGILGGQAHVPGITGIWKDLSGNVNLMAKNLTIQVRNISQVAAAVANGDLTRQVTIEARGEVAQLADTFNTMVRTLSSFADQVTKVAREVGTDGILGGQAHVPGVSGTWKDLTESVNQMASNLTGQVRNIAMVTTAIANGDLTKKIDIDARGEILELKTTINTMVDQLSSFAEEVTRVAREVGTEGQLGGQARVRDVDGTWRDLTESVNEMAGNLTRQVRAIARVATAVTRGDLNLKIDVDASGEIQELQDYINKMIANLRDTTIANKEQDWLKGNLARVSALMQGRRDLVDVASLIMSELPPLVAAQHGAFFLGMPTPDAGPDQYELRMLGSYGYSMGSMPTSFRPGEALVGTAALEKRTIIVSDAPSGYLKISSGLGEAPPAQVIVLPVLFEGKVLGVIELATFGEFTQIQKDFLNQIAEMIATSVNTISVNTKTERLLKQSQELTEQLQERSGELEQRQKALQASNAELGEKAELLARQNRDIEVKNTEIEEARQVLEERAEQLAVSMRYKSEFLANMSHELRTPLNSLLILAKLLADNAEGNLSPKQVEFAETIHGAGSDLLQLINDILDLSKVEAGKMDVSPTRIALVQLVDYVEATFRPLTAEKGLDLSVRVSPELPATLHTDEQRLLQVLRNLLSNAVKFTDSGSVELVIRPAGADVPVVIREQLLETGSMTDADAPLIAFSVTDTGIGIAASKMRVIFEAFKQADGTTSRKYGGTGLGLSISREIAQLLGGEIYAQSEPGRGSTFTLYLPLRPSELPPQGYQQGVPALEAGDLVASENGTAELAGLSDPQAETPAEVTSYREAQNGAAALFRRRRRGASGEENGEHEAHARVNIRFGGDKVLIVDDDIRNVFALTSVLEQHGLSVLYAENGREGIEVLEQHDDVAVVLMDIMMPEMDGYATTSAIRRMPQFSGLPIIALTAKAMKGDREKAIESGASDYVTKPVDPDHLLSVMEQWMREG, encoded by the coding sequence GTGGAGTCTGGCGCAGCGACGCGGGGCACGAAGGCGCGTGTGAAAGGCGGGCCTCGCGCCTCACGCGCGGGAGGGACGACCGTGGTCGACACGGCGGCCCTGAACCGGCTCCTGGCGGCTTTGATGTCCATGCGGGACGGCAACTTCCGCAAGCGGCTCACGGTGTCCGGGGACGGCGTGATGTCGGAGATCGCGGCCGTCTACAACGAGGTGGCCGACCGGAACCTGCATCTGACGGGTGAGCTGGCGCGCGTACGGCGTGTGGTGGGGCGCGAGGGGAAGCTCACGGAGCGGCTGGAGACGGGCGTCTGCGAGGGCTCGTGGGCGGCGGCGATCGACGCCTCGAACTCGCTGGTCGACGATCTGTCGCGGCCGGTGTCCGAGGTCAGCCGGGTGCTGTCGGCGGTCGCGGAGGGCGATCTGTCGCCGCGGATGGAGTTGCGCGCGCACACGCCTGAGGGGGCGGGGCATCCGCTGCGGGGCGAGTTCCTGAAGGTCGGGCGGGTCGTCAACAACCTGGTCGACCAGCTGTCGACGTTCACCGACGAGGTCACGCGCGTGGCCAGCGAGGTCGGCACCGAGGGCAAGCTCGGCGGGCAGGCGCAGGTGCGCGGGATGTCGGGTTCGTGGAAGGACCTGACCGAGTCGGTCAACACGATGGCGGACCGGCTGACCGCGCAGGTGCGGGACATCGCGCTGGTGACGACGGCGGTGGCCAACGGCGATCTGTCGCGCAAGGTCACCGTGCACGTGGCCGGCGAGATGCTGGAGCTGAAGGAGACCGTCAACACGATGGTCGACCGGCTGTCGGCGTTCTCCTCCGAGGTCACGCGCGTGGCGCGCGAGGTGGGCACCGAGGGCATCCTCGGCGGGCAGGCGCAGGTGCGCGGTGTGGACGGGGTGTGGAAGGAGCTCACCGACTCCGTGAACACCATGGCCGGGAACCTGACGGCCCAGGTGCGCGGGATCTCCGAGGTGACGACGGCGGTCGCCAACGGTGACCTGTCCCGGAAGGTGACCGTCCCCGCGCGCGGGGAGGTCGCGCAGCTCGCCGACACGATCAACCAGATGACGGAGACCCTGCGGATCTTCGCGGACGAGGTGACGCGGGTCGCCAACGAGACGGGTTCCGAGGGCCGGCTGGGCGGGCAGGCGAACGTCCCCGGTGTGTCGGGGACCTGGAAGGACCTCACGGACTCCGTCAACACGGTGTTCCGCAACCTCACCACTCAGGTGAGGGACATCGCCTACGTGACGACGGCCGTGGCCAACGGTGACCTGTCGCAGAAGGTGACCGTCGACGTGGCCGGCGAGATGCTGGAGCTGAAGAACACCGTCAACGGGATGGTGGACCAGCTCTCGGGGTTCGGCGCCGAGGTGACGCGGGTGGCGCGGGAGATCGGCGTCGAGGGCGAGCTGGGCGGTCAGGCGCAGGTGTCGGGCGCGGCGGGGGCGTGGAAGGACCTCACGGACTCCGTCAACACGGCGTTCCGCAACCTCACCGGGCAGGTCCGCAACATCGCCCAGGTGACGACGGCGGTGGCCAACGGTGACCTGTCGCAGAAGGTCACCGTCGACGTCTCCGGCGAGATGCTCCAGCTCAAGAACACCGTGAACCGGATGGTGGACCAGCTGTCGCTCTTCGCGGACCAGGTCACCAAGGTGGCCCGGGACGTGGGCACGGAGGGGCGGCTGGGCGGGCAGGCGCGCGTGGACGGGGTGTCGGGGACGTGGAAGGAACTGACCGATTCCGTCAACTTCATGGCCGGGAACCTGACCTCGCAGGTGCGTCAGATCGCTCAGGTGACGACAGCGGTGGCGCGCGGTGACCTGTCGCAGAAGATCGACGTGGACGCGCGCGGGGAGATCCTGGAGCTGAAGAACACCATCAACACGATGGTCGACCAGCTGTCGTCGTTCGCCGAGCAGGTCACGCGCGTCGCGCGCGAGGTGGGCACCGACGGGCGGCTCGGCGGGCAGGCGCAGGTGCCCGGGGTGGCCGGGGTGTGGCGGGACCTCACGGACTCCGTGAACGGCATGGCGGGCAACCTGACCGCGCAGGTCCGCAACATCGCGCAGGTCGCCACCGCGGTGGCGCGCGGTGACCTCTCCCAGAAGATCACCGTGGACGCGCGCGGGGAGATCCTGGAGCTGAAGAACACCCTGAACACGATGGTCGATCAGCTGTCGTCGTTCGCGGAGCAGGTGACCCGGGTCGCCCGTGAGGTGGGTACCGAGGGCATCCTGGGCGGCCAGGCGGAGGTGCAGGGGGTCTCCGGGACCTGGAAGGACCTCACGCAGTCCGTGAACTTCATGGCGAACAACCTGACCATCCAGGTCCGCAACATCGCCGAGGTCACCACCGCCGTCGCCAAGGGCGACCTGTCGAAGAAGATCACTGTCGATGCCAAGGGCGAGATCCTGGAGCTCGTCACGACCGTCAACACGATGGTCGACCAGCTGTCGTCGTTCGCCGAGCAGGTGACCCGGGTCGCGCGCGAGGTGGGTACCGAGGGCATCCTCGGCGGGCAGGCGCACGTGCCGGGGATCACGGGCATCTGGAAGGACCTCAGCGGCAACGTCAACCTGATGGCCAAGAACCTGACCATCCAGGTGCGCAACATCTCCCAGGTCGCGGCGGCCGTCGCCAACGGCGACCTGACGCGGCAGGTGACGATCGAGGCGCGCGGGGAGGTCGCGCAGCTCGCGGACACCTTCAACACGATGGTGCGGACGCTGAGTTCGTTCGCCGACCAGGTCACCAAGGTGGCCCGCGAGGTGGGCACGGACGGCATCCTCGGCGGCCAGGCGCACGTGCCGGGCGTGTCGGGGACCTGGAAGGACCTCACCGAGTCGGTGAACCAGATGGCGTCCAACCTGACCGGCCAGGTCCGCAACATCGCGATGGTCACGACGGCCATCGCCAACGGCGACCTGACCAAGAAGATCGACATCGACGCGCGCGGCGAGATCCTGGAGCTGAAGACCACGATCAACACGATGGTCGACCAGCTGTCGTCGTTCGCCGAGGAGGTCACGCGCGTCGCGCGCGAGGTGGGCACGGAGGGGCAGCTCGGCGGGCAGGCGCGCGTGCGCGATGTGGACGGCACCTGGCGCGACCTCACCGAGTCCGTGAACGAGATGGCCGGGAACCTCACCCGGCAGGTACGCGCGATCGCGCGCGTGGCGACCGCGGTGACCCGGGGGGACCTGAACCTGAAGATCGACGTGGACGCGTCCGGGGAGATCCAGGAACTCCAGGACTACATCAACAAGATGATCGCCAACCTGCGCGACACCACGATCGCCAACAAGGAGCAGGACTGGCTGAAGGGCAACCTCGCGCGCGTGTCGGCGCTCATGCAGGGCCGCCGCGACCTGGTGGACGTGGCCTCGCTGATCATGAGCGAACTGCCGCCCCTGGTCGCCGCCCAGCACGGCGCGTTCTTCCTGGGCATGCCGACCCCGGACGCCGGCCCCGACCAGTACGAGCTGCGGATGCTCGGCTCGTACGGCTATTCGATGGGGTCCATGCCGACGTCGTTCAGGCCCGGTGAGGCGCTGGTGGGGACGGCCGCGCTGGAGAAGCGCACGATCATCGTCTCCGACGCGCCCAGCGGCTACCTGAAGATCTCCTCGGGGCTCGGGGAGGCGCCGCCCGCGCAGGTGATCGTCCTGCCGGTGCTGTTCGAGGGCAAGGTGCTCGGGGTGATCGAGCTGGCGACGTTCGGGGAGTTCACGCAGATCCAGAAGGACTTCCTGAACCAGATCGCCGAGATGATCGCCACCAGCGTCAACACGATCTCCGTCAACACCAAGACGGAGCGGCTGCTGAAGCAGTCGCAGGAGCTGACCGAGCAGCTTCAGGAGCGCTCCGGCGAGCTGGAGCAGCGGCAGAAGGCGCTCCAGGCGTCCAACGCCGAGCTGGGCGAGAAGGCCGAGCTGCTGGCCCGGCAGAACCGGGACATCGAGGTGAAGAACACCGAGATCGAGGAGGCCCGGCAGGTCCTGGAGGAGCGCGCCGAGCAACTGGCCGTGTCCATGCGGTACAAGAGCGAGTTCCTGGCCAACATGTCGCACGAGCTGCGCACCCCGCTCAACTCGCTGCTCATCCTCGCCAAGCTGCTCGCGGACAACGCCGAGGGCAACCTCTCGCCGAAGCAGGTCGAGTTCGCCGAGACCATCCACGGCGCCGGGTCCGACCTGCTCCAGCTGATCAACGACATCCTCGACCTGTCGAAGGTCGAGGCGGGCAAGATGGACGTCTCCCCGACGCGCATCGCGCTCGTGCAGCTCGTGGACTACGTGGAGGCCACCTTCCGGCCGCTGACCGCCGAGAAGGGCCTCGACCTGTCCGTACGGGTCTCCCCGGAGCTGCCCGCCACGCTCCACACCGACGAGCAGCGCCTCCTGCAGGTGCTGCGCAACCTGCTGTCCAACGCGGTGAAGTTCACCGACTCCGGCTCCGTGGAGCTGGTGATCCGGCCCGCCGGGGCCGACGTACCGGTGGTGATCCGGGAGCAGTTGCTGGAGACCGGTTCGATGACCGACGCGGACGCCCCGCTGATCGCGTTCTCCGTGACCGACACCGGCATCGGGATCGCGGCCAGCAAGATGCGGGTGATCTTCGAGGCGTTCAAGCAGGCCGACGGCACCACCAGCCGCAAGTACGGCGGCACGGGACTGGGCCTGTCCATCTCGCGGGAGATCGCGCAGTTGCTCGGCGGTGAGATCTACGCCCAGAGCGAGCCGGGCCGCGGGTCGACGTTCACGCTGTACCTGCCGCTGCGCCCGAGCGAGCTGCCGCCGCAGGGCTACCAGCAGGGCGTGCCGGCGCTGGAGGCGGGCGACCTGGTCGCCTCGGAGAACGGGACGGCGGAGCTCGCGGGGCTGTCCGACCCGCAGGCGGAGACGCCGGCCGAGGTGACGTCGTACCGCGAGGCGCAGAACGGGGCCGCGGCCCTCTTCCGGCGCCGGCGGCGCGGCGCGTCCGGCGAGGAGAACGGCGAGCACGAGGCCCACGCGCGCGTGAACATCCGTTTCGGCGGCGACAAGGTGCTCATCGTGGACGACGACATCCGCAACGTCTTCGCGCTCACCAGCGTCCTGGAGCAGCACGGGCTGTCGGTGCTGTACGCCGAGAACGGCCGCGAGGGCATCGAGGTCCTGGAGCAGCACGACGACGTCGCGGTCGTCCTGATGGACATCATGATGCCGGAGATGGACGGCTACGCGACGACCTCGGCGATCCGCAGGATGCCGCAGTTCTCGGGGCTGCCGATCATCGCGCTCACCGCGAAGGCGATGAAGGGCGACCGGGAGAAGGCCATCGAGTCCGGTGCGTCCGACTATGTGACCAAGCCCGTGGACCCCGACCACCTGCTGTCCGTGATGGAGCAGTGGATGCGGGAAGGGTGA